A genomic stretch from Melospiza georgiana isolate bMelGeo1 chromosome 27, bMelGeo1.pri, whole genome shotgun sequence includes:
- the NECTIN1 gene encoding nectin-1 isoform X2: MASRPQTSCRASWWTIGVCILAAALLPGLQAQSVLVNDSVSGFIGTDVVLHCSFTNPLPIVKITQVTWQKATNGTKQNVAIYNPAMGVSILSPYKERVTFRNPSFKDGTIQLSRLELDDEGVYICEFATFPTGNREGQLNLTVLARPTNWMEGTKRPLIAKSGRTEKILVATCTSSNGKPPSTVTWDTKLKGEAEFQEIRNSNGTITVISRYRLVPSREAHRQQLMCVVNYQLERFTDSITLNVQYEPEVTIEGFDGNWFLNRKDVKLICKSDANPPAHTYEWKLPNGTLPGSVEIQNNTIYFKGPVSYSVAGTYVCEATNAIGTRSGLVEVNVTEFPYTPSPIDDHKSMVQPNIPTPVIGGIVGGVSLVLLVAVVLFVVLRRRRHTFKGDYSTKKHVYGNGYSKAGIPQHHPPMAQNLQYPDDSDDEKKPGPLGGSTYEDEDEDAGGERKLGGPKAYEEDAKRPYFTVDEGEAHPEPYDERTLGFQYDPEQLDLADNMVSQTDGSFISKKEWYV; the protein is encoded by the exons GGCTGCAAGCTCAGAGCGTCTTGGTCAATGACTCCGTCTCGGGGTTCATCGGCACGGACGTggtgctgcactgcagcttcACCAACCCGCTGCCCATCGTGAAGATCACGCAGGTGACGTGGCAGAAGGCCACCAACGGCACCAAGCAGAATGTGGCCATCTACAACCCCGCCATGGGCGTGTCCATCCTGTCCCCCTACAAGGAGCGGGTGACTTTCCGCAACCCTTCCTTCAAGGATGGCACCATCCAGCTGTCCCGGCTGGAGCTGGACGATGAGGGCGTTTACATCTGTGAGTTTGCCACCTTCCCCACCGGCAACCGGGAAGGGCAGCTGAACCTCACCGTGCTGG CCAGACCCACCAACTGGATGGAGGGCACCAAGAGGCCTCTAATCGCCAAGTCTGGCAGGACAGAGAAGATCCTGGTGGCCACCTGCACCTCCTCCAACGGGAAACCCCCCAGCACCGTCACCTGGGACACGAAGCTGAAGGGGGAGGCGGAGTTCCAGGAGATCCGGAACAGCAACGGCACCATCACGGTGATCAGCCGGTACCGGCTGGTGCCGAGCCGCGAGGCGCACCGCCAGCAGCTCATGTGCGTGGTCAACTACCAGCTGGAGAGGTTCACCGACAGCATCACCCTCAACGTGCAGT ATGAGCCAGAAGTCACCATCGAGGGCTTTGATGGCAACTGGTTCCTGAACCGCAAGGATGTGAAGCTGATCTGCAAGTCTGATGCCAACCCCCCAGCTCACACCTATGAGTGGAAGCT GCCAAACGGGACCCTGCCAGGGAGTGTGGAAATCCAGAACAACACCATCTACTTCAAAGGGCCCGTGTCCTACAGCGTGGCTGGCACCTACGTCTGCGAGGCCACCAACGCCATCGGGACACGCTCGGGCCTGGTGGAGGTCAATGTCACAG AATTTCCCTACACCCCGTCTCCAATCGATGATCACAAATCCATGGTGCAGCCGAACATCCCCACACCGGTGATTGGGGGCATAGTGGGAGGCGTCTCGCTGGTCCTGCTGGTGGCCGTGGTGCTCTTTGTGGTACTCCGGCGCCGGCGTCACACCTTCAAGGGTGACTACAGCACAAAGAAGCACGTGTACGGCAACGGCTACAGCAAGGCTGGCATCCCACAGCACCACCCCCCCATGGCCCAGAACCTGCAGTACCCCGACGACTCAGACGACGAGAAGAAGCCAGGCCCCTTGGGCGGCAGCACCTacgaggacgaggacgaggatGCCGGAGGAGAGCGCAAGCTGGGCGGCCCCAAAGCCTACGAGGAGGATGCCAAGAGGCCTTACTTCACCGTGGACGAGGGCGAGGCCCACCCCGAACCTTACGACGAGAGGACACTCGGCTTCCAGTACGACCCCGAGCAGCTCGACCTGGCCGACAACATGGTGTCGCAGACCGACGGCTCTTTTATTTCCAAAAAGGAGTGGTACGTGTAG